One part of the Candidatus Tumulicola sp. genome encodes these proteins:
- a CDS encoding BlaI/MecI/CopY family transcriptional regulator, which translates to MARKRSPTLTEAELRLMEVLWEKRSATVGEVMAGLPGETALAYSTVLTTLRILEQKGFVAHLESGRAYVYHPLVEREEAQASATELLVSRFFNNSPGLLALRLLERENLDQEELQRLKRMIEHSEDDKA; encoded by the coding sequence TTGGCGCGCAAACGATCTCCAACACTTACGGAGGCGGAACTCCGTCTCATGGAAGTGCTGTGGGAGAAACGGTCGGCCACCGTCGGCGAAGTCATGGCCGGGCTGCCCGGGGAAACTGCGCTCGCGTATAGTACCGTGCTGACGACGCTGCGCATCCTCGAGCAAAAGGGCTTCGTCGCTCATTTAGAATCCGGGCGCGCCTACGTGTACCACCCGTTGGTGGAACGCGAGGAGGCTCAAGCCAGCGCAACAGAGCTGCTGGTGAGCCGCTTTTTCAACAACTCGCCCGGGCTGCTCGCATTGCGCCTGCTCGAGCGTGAGAATCTCGACCAAGAAGAGCTGCAGCGGCTCAAACGCATGATCGAGCACAGCGAGGACGACAAAGCATGA